The following proteins are co-located in the Planococcus plakortidis genome:
- a CDS encoding cation-transporting P-type ATPase, translating into MTEERWFDEEIMDILDKQAVRLGEGLRQDEAIHRLEVWGHNELPEGKREPAIIKFLKHFHDVLIYVLLAAAIITVVLGHYIDTIVILAVVVINAAIGYIQQNKAEKALDSIRDMLSIKAAVLRSGKRIEILATELVPGDLVYLRAGDKVPADMRLAEEANLLVEESSLTGESEAVEKQTDKLPADTVLGDRTNMVFAGTSIASGSGIGIVTATGGSTELGKISSAMESVEKLQTPLLKQTAQFGKRISMIIVLCAIGMFFIGYSFHDYATAELLLAIIGLTVAAIPEGLPAVLSIILALGVQTMAGKNAIVRNLPSVETLGAVTVICSDKTGTLTKNEMTATSVILSDGEIQASGVGYSPEGTLKLNGKKVYLTDHPRLMKFLSCVKTVNDAHLLKDAKGNWAVSGGATEGCLLTLVEKADQSVEKLPVLSKIPFDSSYKYMAALVEEQGSKWIYVKGAPEKLLKMVPEKEHVEWEAKIAEHAKRGERLLGAAVKQVDYHIDEIGHEDMESGFEFLGLAGIIDPPREEVIESIAQCKQAGIRVKMITGDHKETAVAIGSQLGIGDGLKAIEGRELDGLNSRELEAAALEYDIFARTSPTNKLQLVEALQAQGQVCAMTGDGVNDAPALKRADIGIAMGIKGTEVSKEAAEMVLVDDNFSTIVNAVKEGRRVYDNLKKTILFILPTNVSEGLLIFVSILFGTTIPLTPVQILWVNMITAVTISLAIAFEKLEPGTMERPPRKAQSPLLSGYYIFRIVFASTIIGGGILWMNSVLESRGYEQGILQTMTLQALVISQLLYLFNCRSERRFALNRDFFSNKAAFIVSVILLVVQLAVTYVPFMNILLGTEPIALGYWVWPLLIGLSVFIIVELEKWLMRSMERVGKRSKTNQTKHG; encoded by the coding sequence ATGACTGAAGAACGCTGGTTTGATGAAGAGATTATGGATATTCTTGATAAACAAGCCGTACGTTTAGGAGAAGGTTTGAGACAGGACGAAGCAATCCATAGGCTTGAAGTATGGGGGCATAATGAATTGCCTGAAGGAAAACGTGAGCCTGCCATTATAAAATTCCTTAAGCATTTCCACGATGTTTTGATTTATGTTCTGCTGGCAGCAGCAATTATTACAGTCGTTCTCGGACATTATATTGATACGATAGTCATTCTGGCTGTTGTGGTCATCAATGCAGCAATCGGTTATATTCAACAGAATAAGGCGGAAAAAGCGTTGGATAGTATCCGTGATATGTTGTCAATTAAGGCAGCAGTTCTGCGATCTGGCAAACGGATTGAAATCCTGGCGACTGAACTTGTGCCAGGAGATCTTGTTTACTTGAGGGCTGGCGATAAAGTGCCGGCAGATATGCGTCTTGCAGAGGAGGCGAATTTGCTGGTGGAAGAATCGTCTTTGACGGGCGAGTCGGAAGCTGTCGAAAAACAGACAGATAAGCTTCCAGCAGACACAGTACTCGGTGATCGCACTAATATGGTGTTTGCGGGAACATCTATCGCGTCAGGTTCAGGTATTGGTATTGTTACAGCTACAGGAGGATCTACTGAACTTGGGAAAATCAGCAGTGCGATGGAGTCTGTTGAGAAATTACAGACTCCTTTGTTGAAACAGACGGCTCAATTCGGGAAACGTATTTCGATGATTATTGTGCTATGCGCGATCGGTATGTTCTTTATCGGTTACTCGTTCCATGACTATGCTACAGCTGAATTATTGCTAGCAATTATCGGATTGACTGTGGCTGCGATTCCAGAAGGTTTGCCGGCGGTCCTATCGATTATTTTAGCGCTAGGGGTCCAGACCATGGCAGGCAAAAACGCCATAGTCCGGAATTTGCCATCAGTTGAAACTTTAGGGGCAGTAACAGTCATTTGTTCGGACAAGACAGGCACATTAACGAAAAATGAAATGACGGCAACTTCTGTGATTCTGTCAGACGGGGAAATCCAAGCTAGCGGTGTTGGCTACTCGCCTGAAGGGACATTGAAACTAAATGGCAAAAAGGTTTATTTAACGGATCATCCAAGATTAATGAAGTTTTTGTCCTGTGTCAAAACGGTCAATGATGCACATTTATTAAAAGATGCTAAAGGAAACTGGGCAGTCAGTGGAGGGGCTACAGAAGGATGCTTGCTGACACTTGTTGAAAAGGCTGATCAGAGTGTTGAAAAGTTGCCTGTGCTTTCGAAAATCCCATTCGATTCCTCCTATAAGTACATGGCGGCATTAGTTGAAGAACAGGGAAGTAAATGGATTTACGTTAAAGGGGCTCCTGAAAAGCTATTGAAGATGGTTCCAGAGAAAGAACATGTTGAATGGGAGGCGAAGATTGCCGAACATGCAAAACGCGGTGAACGGCTCCTGGGGGCGGCTGTAAAACAGGTGGATTATCATATTGATGAAATTGGGCACGAAGATATGGAGAGCGGTTTTGAATTTTTGGGGCTTGCAGGCATTATTGATCCGCCCAGGGAAGAAGTGATAGAGTCGATTGCACAATGTAAACAGGCAGGGATCCGCGTAAAAATGATTACAGGAGACCATAAGGAAACTGCAGTGGCGATTGGGTCCCAGCTTGGCATCGGGGATGGCCTGAAAGCGATTGAAGGCCGGGAACTGGATGGATTGAACAGCCGGGAACTAGAAGCGGCAGCGTTGGAATATGATATTTTTGCACGGACCAGCCCAACGAATAAATTACAATTGGTGGAGGCTCTTCAGGCCCAGGGACAGGTGTGTGCAATGACTGGAGACGGGGTTAATGACGCTCCCGCGTTGAAGCGGGCGGATATTGGCATTGCGATGGGGATTAAAGGAACTGAAGTGTCGAAGGAAGCGGCTGAGATGGTGCTGGTCGACGATAATTTCAGCACGATTGTCAATGCAGTGAAAGAAGGGCGCCGTGTATACGATAACTTGAAAAAAACCATTTTGTTCATTTTACCGACAAACGTGTCGGAAGGACTGCTCATTTTTGTCAGCATTCTTTTTGGCACCACGATTCCTTTAACCCCAGTACAAATCTTATGGGTCAACATGATTACGGCGGTAACGATCTCTTTGGCGATTGCGTTTGAAAAGCTGGAGCCTGGTACGATGGAGCGGCCGCCACGGAAAGCGCAAAGTCCCTTGCTTAGCGGATATTATATTTTCCGCATCGTTTTCGCGTCAACGATCATCGGCGGCGGTATTCTGTGGATGAACAGTGTGCTGGAATCTAGGGGCTATGAGCAGGGAATCCTGCAGACGATGACTCTGCAAGCATTGGTGATTTCGCAGCTGTTATATTTGTTCAATTGCAGGAGCGAGCGGCGATTTGCGTTGAATCGTGACTTCTTTTCCAATAAAGCGGCGTTTATCGTATCGGTGATTTTACTTGTAGTACAGCTCGCAGTCACGTATGTCCCGTTCATGAACATCTTGCTTGGGACGGAACCGATTGCGCTCGGGTATTGGGTCTGGCCGCTCTTGATCGGCCTGAGCGTATTTATTATCGTAGAGCTTGAAAAATGGCTAATGCGTTCGATGGAACGAGTTGGAAAACGATCGAAAACTAATCAAACCAAGCACGGGTGA
- a CDS encoding C45 family autoproteolytic acyltransferase/hydolase: MKKIHSEIIEFRGSHYDYGMMQGIALKESITLHNRRGQWKSKRPRFVIDPAEAQAAFNEYAPKLWDELKGLEDSLQLPIDEVLRDFGGYRIDAPPSGCSIVTGEDFLVRNYDFHPQTYEGRFCLFQPEEGNALIGPSQRILGRMDGMNEHGLAMGYNFMHRKNPGDGFVCYMIGRIILESCATIEEAVDLVKDIPHRGSFSYVVTDKGGATKVIEATPRKVAVRDAIACTNHFEIQQHENRNYLKDSYERLSIIEQNAEDAMEAYRAYRLFNDTGRGLFSNLYKSWAGTIHTSVYLPKEREVWFALGGDQEPEVFNFGEWLAGKPVRNRSVHGQIETGIGFAHTDALFK; this comes from the coding sequence ATGAAAAAGATACATAGCGAAATCATTGAATTCAGGGGAAGCCATTATGATTATGGAATGATGCAAGGAATAGCGCTTAAAGAATCGATTACATTGCACAACCGCCGTGGGCAATGGAAAAGCAAGAGGCCACGCTTTGTTATCGATCCGGCAGAAGCGCAAGCGGCTTTCAACGAATACGCGCCTAAATTGTGGGATGAGCTGAAAGGCCTTGAAGACAGCCTCCAGCTGCCAATTGATGAGGTGCTGCGAGATTTCGGGGGTTACCGGATCGATGCGCCGCCGTCGGGCTGTTCAATTGTCACGGGTGAGGATTTCTTAGTGCGTAATTATGATTTTCATCCCCAAACGTATGAAGGCAGGTTCTGCTTATTCCAGCCAGAAGAGGGGAATGCCCTCATCGGCCCGAGCCAACGCATTTTGGGGCGTATGGATGGCATGAACGAACATGGATTGGCGATGGGCTATAACTTCATGCATCGGAAAAATCCGGGGGATGGCTTTGTCTGTTATATGATCGGGCGCATCATCCTCGAGAGCTGCGCAACTATAGAAGAGGCGGTTGATTTAGTTAAAGACATTCCGCATCGCGGGTCATTCAGCTACGTCGTGACCGATAAGGGCGGCGCGACAAAGGTCATCGAAGCAACGCCGCGTAAAGTCGCGGTGCGTGATGCCATTGCGTGCACGAATCATTTTGAAATCCAGCAACATGAGAACCGCAATTATTTAAAGGATTCTTACGAACGGCTATCGATTATCGAACAGAATGCAGAAGATGCTATGGAAGCGTATCGCGCTTATCGCTTGTTCAATGATACGGGTCGCGGCTTGTTTTCGAATCTTTATAAGAGTTGGGCTGGGACGATCCATACTTCGGTTTATCTGCCGAAAGAGCGGGAAGTGTGGTTTGCGCTTGGAGGGGATCAGGAGCCTGAAGTGTTCAATTTCGGGGAGTGGCTTGCAGGAAAGCCTGTCCGCAATCGATCCGTCCATGGGCAGATTGAGACCGGCATTGGCTTTGCTCATACGGATGCTTTATTCAAATAA